In the genome of Streptomyces racemochromogenes, one region contains:
- a CDS encoding Txe/YoeB family addiction module toxin: MRSVHFDPDAWEDFLYWLAADRKMAKRITRLIGEVQRAPFEGIGKPEALKGDLSGYWSRRIDDEHRLVYRADDKEVKILKARYHYAD, from the coding sequence GTGAGGAGCGTCCACTTCGACCCGGACGCCTGGGAGGACTTCCTCTACTGGCTCGCCGCGGACCGGAAGATGGCCAAGCGCATCACCCGCCTGATCGGCGAAGTCCAGCGGGCACCCTTCGAGGGCATCGGGAAACCGGAAGCGCTCAAGGGCGACCTGTCCGGCTACTGGTCCCGCCGGATCGACGACGAGCACCGGCTCGTCTACCGGGCCGACGACAAGGAAGTGAAGATCCTCAAGGCCCGCTACCACTACGCCGACTGA
- the smpB gene encoding SsrA-binding protein SmpB: MAKEKGRKLIAQNKKARHDYAIIDTYECGIVLTGTEVKSLRQGRASLVDGFVSVEGREVWMYNVHVPEYSQGTWTNHSARRKRKLLMHREEIDKLERKAEESGHTVVPLSLYFKDGRAKIEIALAKGKKEYDKRQTLREKQDTRETQRAISAVRRKQRGTV; encoded by the coding sequence ATGGCTAAGGAAAAAGGGCGCAAGCTGATCGCCCAGAACAAGAAGGCCCGGCACGACTACGCGATCATCGACACCTACGAGTGCGGGATCGTCCTGACCGGCACCGAGGTCAAGTCCCTGCGCCAGGGCCGGGCCTCGCTGGTGGACGGCTTCGTGTCGGTGGAGGGCCGCGAGGTCTGGATGTACAACGTGCACGTCCCGGAGTACAGCCAGGGCACCTGGACCAACCACAGCGCCCGGCGCAAGCGCAAGCTCCTCATGCACCGCGAGGAGATCGACAAGCTGGAGCGCAAGGCCGAGGAGTCGGGCCACACGGTCGTCCCGCTGTCCCTGTACTTCAAGGACGGCCGGGCGAAGATCGAGATCGCGCTGGCGAAGGGCAAGAAGGAGTACGACAAGCGCCAGACCCTGCGCGAGAAGCAGGACACGCGCGAGACGCAGCGCGCGATCTCGGCGGTCCGGCGCAAGCAGCGGGGCACGGTTTAA
- a CDS encoding SH3 domain-containing protein, whose translation MPASRSVSSALVVAAVTASCLVPAVPALADASEIRFFQPYVPSIAPGKTGRVVIAAVNGQEPARSSTFRITAPERTTFPEARFYWDGRRAAGSCTRSADARLLTCDAGTRAGFAFPADTQTRLAVTLKVDPKAPQGTTLDGGEWSNGTDAPALFAVATPVTGPKGDDGRPGHDGHDGRPGHHGKPGRPGPQGEKGEKGDKGDRGERGETGERGPKGDRGDTGERGPRGPKGETGPAGGPQGPAGPQGPKGDTGKDGRDGRDGKNGKDGKAGPRGPQGVKGDTGARGPQGPKGEPGPAGGPQGPKGEPGKDGRDGRDGKNGKDGKPGPRGHDGKPGADGRPGRDGKPGPQGPAGPQGIPGPKGEKGDTGKPGGTCKKCGDHHGKDDHHGKGGKDDHGKGGHKATPKARIVTSGQGLGIRSGPGTGYGKTGKIAANTVVALQCKVNGQTVGDNPIWYKLADGRGWIAARYALNLNKVPYC comes from the coding sequence TTGCCTGCTTCCCGCTCCGTCTCCTCGGCCCTCGTCGTCGCGGCCGTCACCGCGTCCTGCCTGGTGCCGGCCGTACCGGCCCTGGCCGACGCGTCCGAGATCCGGTTCTTCCAGCCGTACGTCCCCTCCATCGCCCCCGGCAAGACGGGCCGCGTCGTCATCGCGGCCGTGAACGGCCAGGAACCGGCCCGCAGCAGCACCTTCCGGATCACCGCCCCGGAGCGGACGACCTTCCCGGAGGCCCGCTTCTACTGGGACGGCCGGCGTGCGGCCGGCTCCTGCACCCGCTCGGCGGACGCGCGCCTGCTGACCTGCGACGCGGGCACCCGCGCCGGCTTCGCCTTCCCGGCCGATACGCAGACGCGGCTGGCGGTGACCCTGAAGGTGGACCCGAAGGCCCCCCAGGGCACGACGCTGGACGGCGGCGAGTGGTCCAACGGCACCGACGCCCCCGCCCTGTTCGCCGTCGCCACCCCGGTGACGGGCCCGAAGGGCGACGACGGCCGCCCGGGCCACGACGGCCACGACGGCAGGCCCGGCCACCACGGCAAGCCGGGCCGCCCGGGCCCGCAGGGCGAGAAGGGCGAGAAGGGCGACAAGGGAGACCGCGGCGAGCGCGGGGAAACCGGCGAGCGCGGCCCCAAGGGCGACCGCGGCGACACCGGCGAGCGCGGACCGCGGGGCCCGAAGGGCGAGACCGGCCCGGCCGGAGGCCCCCAGGGCCCCGCAGGTCCGCAGGGCCCCAAGGGCGACACGGGCAAGGACGGCCGCGACGGCCGCGACGGGAAGAACGGCAAGGACGGCAAGGCAGGCCCCCGCGGCCCGCAGGGCGTGAAGGGCGACACGGGCGCCCGGGGCCCGCAGGGCCCGAAGGGCGAACCCGGCCCCGCCGGAGGCCCCCAGGGCCCCAAGGGCGAACCGGGCAAGGACGGCCGGGACGGCCGCGACGGGAAGAACGGCAAGGACGGCAAGCCCGGCCCCCGCGGCCACGACGGCAAGCCCGGCGCCGACGGCCGGCCCGGCAGGGACGGCAAGCCCGGCCCGCAGGGACCGGCGGGCCCCCAGGGCATCCCCGGCCCGAAGGGCGAGAAGGGCGACACCGGTAAGCCCGGCGGCACCTGCAAGAAGTGCGGTGACCACCACGGCAAGGACGACCACCACGGCAAGGGCGGAAAGGACGACCACGGCAAGGGCGGCCACAAGGCCACCCCGAAGGCCCGCATCGTCACCTCCGGCCAGGGCCTCGGCATCCGCTCCGGCCCCGGCACGGGCTACGGCAAGACCGGCAAGATCGCGGCCAACACCGTCGTCGCGCTCCAGTGCAAGGTCAACGGCCAGACCGTGGGCGACAACCCGATCTGGTACAAGCTCGCCGACGGCCGCGGCTGGATCGCCGCCCGCTACGCCCTGAACCTGAACAAGGTCCCGTACTGCTGA
- a CDS encoding LysR family transcriptional regulator: MTARDVDPRLLRGFLAVAEELHFSRAAARLYIAQQALSRDVRRLEQTLGTALFLRTTRTVELTPDGERLLPHAREVLRAHEELAAAFAGPPCALLVDMNTDGPSTGRRVLERARELAPGCELMARFESGLTHAAGEIAAGRLDVSFGYAAGLAPALRARLDHRPVRHEPLAVLLPEDHPLAALDRVPLAALAGETVYAGAGNPRTLEWTGLARELLAGRGIAVAPPAPVAMGKEEFGRVMAKTRNPVLATVGFLDMPGSVKRPLVDPVPLSPLAMVWRKGHRHPGLDALHRAVTELQNTGGWLEVPPDSWLPAALTPGPDGG, translated from the coding sequence ATGACCGCCCGTGACGTCGACCCCCGCCTGCTGCGCGGCTTCCTCGCGGTCGCCGAGGAACTGCACTTCTCCCGCGCCGCCGCCCGCCTCTACATCGCCCAGCAGGCCCTCAGCCGCGACGTCCGCCGCCTGGAACAGACCCTCGGCACAGCACTGTTCCTGCGCACCACCCGCACCGTCGAACTCACCCCCGACGGCGAACGCCTGCTGCCCCACGCCCGCGAAGTGCTCCGCGCCCACGAGGAACTCGCCGCCGCCTTCGCCGGACCACCCTGCGCCCTCCTCGTCGACATGAACACCGACGGCCCCAGCACCGGCCGCCGCGTCCTCGAACGCGCCCGCGAACTCGCCCCCGGCTGCGAACTGATGGCCCGCTTCGAGAGCGGCCTCACCCACGCCGCCGGCGAGATCGCCGCCGGACGGCTCGACGTCTCCTTCGGGTACGCCGCCGGACTGGCACCCGCCCTGCGCGCCCGGCTCGACCACCGCCCCGTACGCCACGAACCCCTCGCCGTGCTGCTCCCCGAGGACCACCCGCTGGCCGCCCTGGACCGCGTACCGCTCGCCGCGCTCGCCGGCGAGACCGTCTACGCGGGAGCCGGCAACCCCCGCACCCTGGAGTGGACCGGCCTGGCCCGCGAACTCCTCGCCGGACGCGGCATCGCCGTCGCCCCGCCCGCCCCCGTCGCGATGGGCAAGGAGGAGTTCGGCCGCGTCATGGCCAAGACCCGCAACCCCGTCCTCGCGACCGTCGGCTTCCTCGACATGCCCGGCAGCGTCAAACGCCCCCTCGTCGACCCCGTACCCCTCTCCCCGCTCGCCATGGTGTGGCGCAAGGGCCACCGCCACCCCGGCCTCGACGCCCTCCACCGCGCCGTGACCGAACTCCAGAACACCGGCGGCTGGCTGGAAGTCCCCCCGGACAGCTGGCTCCCCGCAGCGCTCACACCCGGCCCGGACGGCGGGTGA
- a CDS encoding MFS transporter — translation MPQQSPLMAVTGSTLVLAAPSPAAPSRARASAPSPSRARASAPSPAASRALGPAPAASTAPASASAPAPAGVAAAPARDRVRGPYVRLFARPGTRGFTAGNLLARLPMGMFGVSAVMMIAGQRGSYALAGAVTATGLAATALVAPWTARLVDRHGQARVAVPATVIAVLGSLSLVLCVRTQAPAWTLFASYAATATTPNIGGMSRARWTHLLPRSEQHTAMSFEQAADELCFMLGPVLAAFLCTAAFPEAGTLAGAALLLTGMLVFTAHRATEPPATGAPAAALGPSPLRALLPLLGLLLAAGAVFGSMEVASIAHLAALGLGGTSGPVLALQAAGSCAAGLFYGTRRPRSLRTCLLALSAAMALPWAAAATGSLALLAGALLLAGMATAPVMVGAMALVQRATAPGRLNEGMSLAVTAILAGIAAGSAGAGQAVDRLGSTAAYALPAGAALLALALSATTSRFIRIVPAGE, via the coding sequence ATGCCGCAACAATCCCCGCTGATGGCCGTGACCGGCAGCACCCTGGTCCTGGCCGCCCCGTCCCCGGCCGCCCCGTCCCGCGCCCGGGCGTCCGCCCCGTCCCCGTCCCGTGCCCGGGCGTCCGCCCCGTCCCCGGCCGCGTCCCGTGCCCTGGGGCCCGCCCCGGCCGCGTCCACCGCGCCCGCGTCCGCGTCCGCGCCCGCCCCCGCCGGCGTCGCCGCCGCCCCGGCCCGTGACCGTGTCCGCGGCCCGTACGTGCGTCTCTTCGCCCGCCCCGGCACGCGCGGGTTCACCGCCGGGAACCTGCTGGCCCGGCTGCCGATGGGCATGTTCGGCGTCAGCGCCGTGATGATGATCGCCGGGCAGCGCGGCTCGTACGCCCTGGCCGGCGCGGTCACCGCCACCGGGCTGGCCGCCACCGCCCTCGTCGCGCCCTGGACGGCCCGGCTGGTCGACCGCCACGGGCAGGCCCGGGTCGCCGTACCGGCCACCGTGATCGCCGTCCTCGGCTCGCTCTCCCTGGTCCTGTGCGTGCGTACGCAGGCCCCCGCATGGACCCTGTTCGCCTCGTACGCGGCCACCGCGACGACCCCCAACATCGGCGGCATGTCCCGGGCCCGCTGGACCCACCTGCTGCCCCGCTCCGAGCAGCACACCGCGATGTCCTTCGAACAGGCCGCGGACGAGCTGTGCTTCATGCTCGGCCCGGTCCTGGCGGCCTTCCTGTGCACCGCCGCCTTCCCGGAGGCGGGCACCCTCGCCGGAGCGGCCCTGCTGCTGACCGGCATGCTGGTCTTCACCGCGCACCGGGCCACCGAACCCCCCGCGACCGGGGCGCCGGCCGCCGCCCTGGGACCGTCGCCGCTGCGCGCCCTGCTCCCGCTGCTGGGCCTGCTCCTGGCCGCCGGTGCGGTGTTCGGCTCGATGGAGGTGGCCTCCATCGCCCACCTCGCCGCCCTGGGCCTCGGCGGCACCTCGGGGCCGGTACTGGCGCTCCAGGCGGCGGGGTCCTGCGCCGCCGGGCTGTTCTACGGGACGCGCCGCCCGCGGAGCCTGCGCACCTGCCTGCTGGCGCTGTCCGCGGCGATGGCCCTGCCCTGGGCGGCCGCCGCGACCGGCTCCCTCGCGCTGCTGGCGGGGGCCCTGCTGCTGGCCGGGATGGCCACGGCGCCGGTGATGGTGGGCGCCATGGCGCTGGTGCAGCGGGCCACTGCGCCCGGCCGCCTGAACGAGGGCATGAGCCTCGCCGTCACCGCGATCCTGGCGGGCATCGCGGCCGGTTCCGCCGGCGCGGGCCAGGCCGTCGACCGGCTGGGCTCCACCGCGGCCTACGCCCTCCCGGCCGGCGCCGCCCTGCTCGCGCTGGCCCTGTCAGCCACAACCTCCCGATTTATCCGTATTGTTCCGGCGGGCGAGTGA
- a CDS encoding type II toxin-antitoxin system Phd/YefM family antitoxin has product MPISASEARKTLFPLIERVNNDHTPVRISSKNGDAVLMSAEDYDSWQETVYLLRSPANARRLMEAVARDRQGTAGIAKSMDELNALAGEE; this is encoded by the coding sequence ATGCCCATAAGCGCCAGCGAAGCCCGCAAGACCCTCTTCCCCCTGATCGAGCGCGTCAACAACGACCACACCCCGGTGCGCATCAGCTCCAAGAACGGCGACGCCGTCCTGATGTCGGCCGAGGACTACGACTCCTGGCAGGAGACCGTCTACCTGCTGCGCTCGCCGGCGAACGCCCGCCGCCTCATGGAGGCCGTCGCGCGCGACCGGCAGGGCACGGCCGGCATCGCCAAGAGCATGGACGAGCTGAACGCGCTGGCCGGTGAGGAGTGA
- a CDS encoding S41 family peptidase: MPGLPAFCTRPRDLRRGAALTLVFLVCVGTAAGTGCWSSPDAQETGTAFLAGAGAPDRPPAPGTGTGTGTADREAVARAAAEAVAEGKSGKKAAQEVVSRSGDRWGTVYDRGEYAAFAEELDGRWTGVGLWAGRRRDGRIEVDRVQPDSPADRAGLRAGDRLLSVDARSVTGLEVADVVALLRGEAGTPVALGLSRDGAGLTVTVRRAQLRTEPVTVRRLAGGITVIKVASFTRGSGDRVRAAVREAPPGAGVMLDLRGNPGGLVTEAVAAASAFLDGGLVATYDVRGSERALYADPGGDTARPLVALVDGGTMSAAELVTGALQDRGRAVTVGTRTFGKGSVQMPTELPGGAVAELTVGTYRTPAGRSLDGGGITPDLAAGDGAEERARTVLGGLGVGS; the protein is encoded by the coding sequence ATGCCGGGTCTGCCCGCCTTCTGTACGAGGCCCCGCGACCTGCGTCGCGGGGCCGCTCTGACGCTGGTCTTCCTCGTCTGCGTGGGCACCGCCGCGGGCACGGGGTGCTGGTCCTCGCCGGACGCGCAGGAGACGGGCACGGCCTTCCTGGCGGGCGCCGGCGCACCGGACCGGCCCCCGGCCCCCGGGACCGGGACCGGGACCGGCACCGCCGACCGGGAGGCCGTCGCCCGGGCCGCCGCCGAGGCCGTCGCCGAGGGGAAGTCGGGCAAGAAGGCCGCCCAGGAGGTCGTCAGCCGCAGCGGCGACCGCTGGGGCACCGTCTACGACCGGGGCGAGTACGCCGCCTTCGCCGAGGAACTCGACGGCCGCTGGACCGGGGTCGGGCTCTGGGCCGGACGCCGCCGGGACGGCCGGATCGAGGTCGACCGGGTCCAGCCGGACAGCCCCGCCGACCGGGCCGGCCTGCGGGCCGGGGACCGGCTGCTGAGCGTGGACGCCCGGAGCGTGACCGGGCTGGAGGTGGCCGACGTGGTGGCGCTGCTGCGCGGGGAAGCGGGCACTCCGGTGGCGCTCGGCCTCAGCCGGGACGGCGCCGGCCTCACCGTCACCGTCCGGCGCGCGCAGCTGCGTACCGAGCCGGTGACCGTACGCCGCCTCGCGGGCGGCATCACCGTGATCAAGGTGGCCTCCTTCACCCGGGGCTCCGGGGACCGCGTCAGGGCGGCCGTCCGCGAGGCCCCGCCGGGCGCCGGGGTGATGCTGGACCTGCGCGGCAACCCGGGCGGGCTGGTCACCGAGGCGGTGGCCGCGGCCTCCGCGTTCCTGGACGGCGGGCTCGTGGCGACGTACGACGTACGCGGCTCCGAGCGCGCCCTGTACGCCGACCCGGGCGGGGACACCGCCCGTCCCCTCGTGGCCCTCGTCGACGGCGGCACGATGAGCGCGGCCGAGCTGGTCACCGGCGCCCTCCAGGACCGCGGCCGCGCGGTGACGGTGGGCACCCGCACCTTCGGCAAGGGCTCGGTGCAGATGCCGACGGAGCTCCCGGGCGGCGCGGTGGCGGAGCTCACGGTGGGCACGTACCGCACCCCGGCGGGCCGCAGCCTCGACGGCGGGGGCATCACCCCGGACCTCGCGGCCGGCGACGGGGCGGAGGAGCGGGCGCGCACGGTATTGGGTGGCCTCGGGGTGGGGTCGTAG